One segment of Falco rusticolus isolate bFalRus1 chromosome 3, bFalRus1.pri, whole genome shotgun sequence DNA contains the following:
- the TMEM269 gene encoding transmembrane protein 269 isoform X1: protein MWMVSPPVGILQSTKKLFLSERAGWGQTLEFIRKNAANGLSVANLVAGLSSVLCSLNRQYHHSCWLLLVGFLLDLADGAVARQLDACSALGAKLDDFADFTTFGLATALLLQPQGVLDGLLAIAYVLAVFARLCFFSSAGIPFTYRGLPCPYASSLLAGTFLLTGGNITLLRVTAIVMILFMVDRGFYPHDKVLESQLWKKLVYAGGVAAVLFSPVAVASIYCLAWSTSYIIFPFAIWSCKASALPSPNA, encoded by the exons atgTGGATGGTGTCACCGCCGGTCG GTATTTTGCAGTCCACCAAGAAGCTGTTCCTGAGCGAGCGAGCGGGCTGGGGTCAGACGCTGGAGTTCATCCGGAAAAACGCCGCTAACGGGCTCTCCGTGGCCAATCTGGTGGCGGGGCTCTCCTCTGTCCTCTGCAGCCTCAATag GCAATACCACCactcctgctggctgctgctggtggggttTCTGCTGGACCTGGCTGACGGAGCCGTTGCCCGACAGCTCGATGCCTGCTCGGCGCTGG GTGCCAAACTGGATGATTTTGCCGACTTCACCACCTTCGGGctggccacagctctgctgctgcagcctcagggTGTCCTGGACGGGCTGCTGGCCATCGCCTACGTGCTGGCTGTATTTGCTCGCCTGTGCTTCTTCTCCAGTG CAGGGATCCCCTTCACCTACCGGGGGCTGCCCTGTCCCTACGCCTCCTCGCTGCTGGCGGGCACCTTCCTGCTGACGGGGGGTAACATCACCCTGCTGCGTGTCACCGCCATCGTCATGATCCTCTTCATGGTCGATCGGGGCTTCTACCCCCACGACAAGGTCCTGGAGTCCCAGCTCTGGAAGAAATTGGTTTACGCTGGAG GGGTGGCGGCTGTCCTCTTCTCACCGGTGGCGGTGGCTTCCATCTATTGCCTCGCCTGGTCGACGTCCTACATCATCTTCCCCTTTGCCATCTGGAGCTGCAAAGCGTCAGCTCTGCCTTCGCCTAACGCCTAG
- the LOC119145183 gene encoding small vasohibin-binding protein — protein MEPSGGGRKERPKPREPAARLEKAKQKSAQQELKQRQRAEIYALNRVMTELEQQQFDSFCKQMQASGE, from the exons ATGGAGCCGAGTGGGGGGGGGCGGAAGGAGCGGCCAAAGCCCCGGGAGCCGGCGGCTCGCCTGGAGAAGGCCAAGCAGAAATCGgcccagcaggagctgaagcagaggcagagggcTGAG ATCTATGCCCTCAACCGAGTGAtgacagagctggagcagcagcagtttgaCTCCTTCTGCAAGCAGATGCAGGCCTCCGGCGAGTGA
- the TMEM269 gene encoding transmembrane protein 269 isoform X2 — protein MWMVSPPVGILQSTKKLFLSERAGWGQTLEFIRKNAANGLSVANLVAGLSSVLCSLNRQYHHSCWLLLVGFLLDLADGAVARQLDACSALGAKLDDFADFTTFGLATALLLQPQGVLDGLLAIAYVLAVFARLCFFSSGIPFTYRGLPCPYASSLLAGTFLLTGGNITLLRVTAIVMILFMVDRGFYPHDKVLESQLWKKLVYAGGVAAVLFSPVAVASIYCLAWSTSYIIFPFAIWSCKASALPSPNA, from the exons atgTGGATGGTGTCACCGCCGGTCG GTATTTTGCAGTCCACCAAGAAGCTGTTCCTGAGCGAGCGAGCGGGCTGGGGTCAGACGCTGGAGTTCATCCGGAAAAACGCCGCTAACGGGCTCTCCGTGGCCAATCTGGTGGCGGGGCTCTCCTCTGTCCTCTGCAGCCTCAATag GCAATACCACCactcctgctggctgctgctggtggggttTCTGCTGGACCTGGCTGACGGAGCCGTTGCCCGACAGCTCGATGCCTGCTCGGCGCTGG GTGCCAAACTGGATGATTTTGCCGACTTCACCACCTTCGGGctggccacagctctgctgctgcagcctcagggTGTCCTGGACGGGCTGCTGGCCATCGCCTACGTGCTGGCTGTATTTGCTCGCCTGTGCTTCTTCTCCAGTG GGATCCCCTTCACCTACCGGGGGCTGCCCTGTCCCTACGCCTCCTCGCTGCTGGCGGGCACCTTCCTGCTGACGGGGGGTAACATCACCCTGCTGCGTGTCACCGCCATCGTCATGATCCTCTTCATGGTCGATCGGGGCTTCTACCCCCACGACAAGGTCCTGGAGTCCCAGCTCTGGAAGAAATTGGTTTACGCTGGAG GGGTGGCGGCTGTCCTCTTCTCACCGGTGGCGGTGGCTTCCATCTATTGCCTCGCCTGGTCGACGTCCTACATCATCTTCCCCTTTGCCATCTGGAGCTGCAAAGCGTCAGCTCTGCCTTCGCCTAACGCCTAG